The sequence below is a genomic window from Candidatus Methylomirabilis lanthanidiphila.
GCTACCCTTGACCCGCGCGAAAGTCAAGCCGTCCGTTGGTGAAGCCGTCATTACCCAGAAAGTCCCCTCACTCCAACCCTCTCCCAAAACGGGGCGAGGGGGATCAAAAAAGATCTCCTCTCCCCTCACCTGGGGGAGAGGACGAAGGTGAGGCGGATCGGGCACTGACTTTCATGCTCATGAGCGCGCCACCGGCGCATGCGGTATTGCTTCGAAGGTCTTCCCGCGTCATTGCGAGCACCCGAAGGGTGCGTGGCAATCTCACCGTTCTACCCTTGTGATTCCTTGGACTGGAACGAGAAAAACGGTTGGATTGCTTCGCTGTGCTCGCAATGACCCACTACTCGGGTTGTAGTGCTACACACTGTCATGCTCACTTCCTATTATTTCCTGGATTCCGGCTCGCACCCGCGATGCGGCCCCCGACCAGATCGGGGGCGGAATGACGGCGGATAATATGCCGCGAATTTCAGAAACGGGAGACTAGAAAAAGAGCAGGAGCTTGATTGCGGCAAATGAGCCGGCGGCGATAGCGGCAGAGAGGGGAATGGTGAGGACCCATGCCCACACGATCTGTCTCGCTACCCCCCATCGTACTGCCGAGATACGTTGCGTTGCGCCGACGCCGGAAATTTCCCCGGTGATGGTATGGGTTGTGCTGACCGGAATCCCCGCAATGGCGGTGCCGATGAGCGTTACGGCCCCTGCCGTTTCAGCGCAGAAACCGC
It includes:
- the pitA gene encoding Low-affinity inorganic phosphate transporter 1; the protein is MWVILSAHAAIGLGTLAGGWRIVKTMGMRLTKLKPVGGFCAETAGAVTLIGTAIAGIPVSTTHTITGEISGVGATQRISAVRWGVARQIVWAWVLTIPLSAAIAAGSFAAIKLLLFF